GTGGCTACGGGAGCTGAGCCACCGGAATCCGGCATCGTGAAGTGCGGGAAGCTTCAGCTGATCTCCGATATCTGAAGTGTCTTCACTCGGAGCATTCAGATCGAAAGCGGAAGGGCTGGTCTTATCATTTCTCTAACATGAAAACATAAAAACAGACAGGTATTCTTTAATAATTTTCCCTCCCAATATTTCTGTATTAAAAGGACTTTAGCACGGTTGTTGCCTGAGTGAACCCATTAAATAAATTCATCATCATCAATTATGAAAAAACACATTTTATTACTCATCGGGATCGTGTCATTAATTATGATGTCATGCAGTACGAATACGGTCCTGAAAGACCAGAAATTATATGCCAATGCCTGGGAACTTGAATACATCACGGGGCCAAGAATTACTTTTCAGGGATTATTTCCGGACATGAAACCTAAAATTCAGTTTACAGCCGGGTCGGATATGATTACCGGAAACAGTGGCTGCAACGGGTATTCCACTCAATTTACAGTGAAGGGAGACCTGATCTCTTTTGCTGA
The window above is part of the Kaistella faecalis genome. Proteins encoded here:
- a CDS encoding META domain-containing protein; protein product: MKKHILLLIGIVSLIMMSCSTNTVLKDQKLYANAWELEYITGPRITFQGLFPDMKPKIQFTAGSDMITGNSGCNGYSTQFTVKGDLISFADPELSTMMYCGDGEVVFRKTMKQIDRYRVTDGKLEFLTGDVVMMRFKPAL